ttgtcaaaagtaccagtactttagtaccaagtcgatactaaataAATTAAGATGTAACAAtactagtgtttctgcagtaccagtTGTACCGAGCACCGACTCTATCTGGTACCAGTACGCAATATGTCTGACacacgacagctttaaaatgctgacATGCTTATTTTGAGTGCATTCAATGTTACTCcttgtacactgaaatggacaattattcaaatgaaaatcgtgacatgtcctagtgtgatttattaaagcaCTAAAAGCTTACATTGTATGAGCTGAGTACTTTAAATATATCTGACCACTcatccactagaaactccacagacattgagaatcattcacatgttatatgagatgacagagcagagcactagtTTACTGTGAACCACGCAGCACAGGGAAAGTGAAGCTTCTGGCAAAAAAACACTTGTAATGATAAAAGAACGATTCAAATTAAAACCTAGATGCCAGaaattgaatacaaatatattacaactgtatagtaaaatgtaatattcactgtagtactaataataataaaatatcacaaGACAGCTGTTGAATAAAGGTTTGGCAAAAAGATatgcaatgacatgttgaaaagttatattttcacttgttaaaattataagaatttattgattagacaccattttgatgaaattaatctaattattaaactataattattcaaataattagtacataattaaaaataactaaactggtgtaTTCAAtaacattatcatattagcatatttttgctgtggtatcgaaaataGTATCCAAACCgagaaatttcactggtatcggtaccaactactgaaattttgatATCGTGACAACATTAGTCCACATttcaataatgacattttatgacaattgtgttagtcactatgaatgaagcaccTTCCGCTGCTGCTTTGAATgagggtgcgttccattcagaagtgatcatgcctatgccctattcccttcgaagacttgaccatccactgtgagagctttgaaaggataaaaggtgtggggctcaaatgTAAAGGTCATTTGGAACTCCCTTTGAGTCATTTTTATTAAGAAATTCTATTTTAAGTGACTTTACAGCATGACTATCATAATTGTTCTCCAttcaaagtgcccttcagagGGTGATTCATGCATTTGGAAAGCAGTGAGTTCGACAACTAGCAGGacatgttcaaggaacaaaaagacATCACTTCCTTAAACCGTCTTGAAATGGGCTATacagtttaatttagtaaaatcATTAAATCATGCAACAAATTTTCATAATTTGTAAAAAGACATCACTGACGGAGCTTCTCCGTGCTTGCCACAAATATGCCACTAATCGATAATTAAATTAGCTGTCAATGATTTTCATTATTGGTTTTATCAAACTGTTGTTGCAGCACAAATTGGTTGCTTATCGTACACCTCCACAACACATGCACGCTTTGTATAGCATCACTTATTGTTTGAAATTTGGTTTTGACAGTCAAGCCCCTGCATAGCTAATGGTagcatttacattttgtttgtttatacatcGTTATTTGGGCATAGGGCAATGAAATGTCTTTATGCTTGAAAGTCGTACATATGTAGTAGTAATAATATCCCACATCGATATTTGGATGGAACAAAACACTAAAATTAACATGAAATCTGTACAAATCACATTTACAGAAGGTGGCACTTAAAATGACATCTGGCTTAtcttatatgattttttttaaacagcaacTCTTGAATTgaacgaaaaaaaaaatagatattcaGAGATACTCACAATTTTGCGTATATGACTTAGAGCACTTCCCTCTTTGCCTTTGCAGTTCTCCACCTGGTATGGTGGTGAGATTACAACATCATCCATCACAATGATGTTCTTCTCCTGCCATTTACAGTCTTTGATGCTAGAAAAGATATCAAACAAACCCAagaagggcacaccacagaaaaGTAGACACCTCAGTTACAAGATGACAattaaaaattattgaaatatagAAGTTATATTGAAGCACAAACAGTAATTCTAGATGTACAATAACGGAAATAGAAAAAATggcatgataaaaaatatatacatttgatgAACATGTAAATATAGGGCCCTATGATAACTGCATGAattaacaacaaaacaacaaatgtcaAGAAATTTGAAATATTTGGGATAAAATGAAGTAAAATTGTTATATGTCCAATTATAATGATTAAGCCACAAAAGGCTGagatgtaaataaatatacaatttgtGTGGTGCACGCTGCAAAATGAGTGTGTGAAGCCTGGTGTTAATTTACTGATACCTCATCATAATCATCATGCTAGATCTGTGTGTGAAATAAATGACAAACTGCAGAACACTCATTTACTCTAaagtgcacagcacatgcagactttatatttaaataattatcacAGCATTTAGAGGTATGATGAACACATTAAGTCATATAGCGAACTGCTTAGCCTGATATGGAAATCTGTCATCATacaacaaaacatacaaataaaagtccttcattcAGCAtgccaccaaaataaaagctcaatttaaccAGAAGCATGAAATTGAAGAAACTGTGAAAGAAATTGGTAAAATttggtaaaaaatatatttaagctaTAATGgccttaaaaaaatattgcgatatccgaTAACATTGTCAACCCCAATACAGGGTCGTGAATTTTTTGCTTTGTTGATTTTGCTTCAAAAATGGAATTCAttcattgaaacatgaaaaaacaaacaagacaCTTCTAAATTAAAATGgcactttaaactaaaaaaaacaaacaataaaataaagtgataaaaaaaaaattatttaaccacctccccaaatccaaacatttattgTCTCCAATGACTaaattccataaaaaaaacaggtcgaaaattactaatagcctacagattaagaactaaagacaattataaatgtaaagacaataataatctaaataaataagcctaataaattcccttgtgttcccaaaataatgctgctaaATCTGTGTTATCATCGAATTTgggtttgtattgcgttttggtaatagTTAATGCAGCCAAAataaaatagaactcaatttcaggttcaaggtgaacgtgtcttgtattactttgaCTTAATCACTTTCAtcctttaatacaaagatacctgtatatatatatatatattactgaacctgaaGAGTTCCATTCACAATGAATGCTAACCACGAATAAATAAagtgaactaaactcacagcacctcccgaGATGATCAGAGATAATTTGCGGCATTCTCACATACGACATTATTCTTGAAAACAGTTTTCAGACGAATGAAATGAGTGAAAATTATTTACATGCGTGTTCGTGCtgcacacctctgaacaaacagcgaaccAGACACAAGTACTGACAACTTTTCTTTTGTccgtttttaaaaatatataataaagtgtgtttcttcaagcgcatcTTTGTGACTACAAGCATTTTATGTTATTTGTAACTCCAACACGTCTTTCGGGTCCCCGTCTGTTGCGGGTAGATTAGCTACATTACCCGTGCACAAAATACAGTTCGCAATCGGCATCAGGCTCTTTTTAAAACAAGTGAGTCTTACGTTTTGTGAATAGTCTGGAATAGTTGCTGGCCCTCAACTGAAACCCCAGCACTGATTGCATAGGCTTGGGACAACTTGTCTTCCTTTTCCATCCTCACCCGACTGACAAGCTATGAGTGAAATGGAAATAAgacatatcaaaataaataatatattgtcaGAAAACCATCTccatattgcattattttatgttaaaatctAATCTGGAATAATCAGTGGTTTTTACCCCCACATGACTGTGTATGACAACAAAGTCAACACATTTTATAGCAACAAATTAGCtagaaataacaaacaaaagaaaaaatataattgtatcatACAATTCTAAAACTTTATATTGTTTCCTAAATATTTTCAGTGCCAAAACCAGTTTGGCATTATAGACCAAagaaccaaaaaaaacaaaaaacattgcagGTGAAAAAAACATTACCTTGCTAACATTCAAGGATGCTAGAGGAGGAGGAGTCTCAGTGCGGTCATTAATAATATCCACCTCTGAAACATAGGCTAAGTTCACCAGTATGACATCGCTGAGGTTGGGCTTACCACTGGAAGAAGGACATTCTGGGAGAAAGGTTAAAGAAGATCCTAACAGATAGAGCAAGACAAGAACATGCTAAAACAATTTTTCATCCCACTGTCATTACCCAAGAATGTGACTGCATATCTAATAATGAACATATAACGTAAGATGTATGAGACCAGGAGCAAACCAAAAAAGAACATATGCCTAGGAAGTAGATGCTGCAACCCAAAATGTACTAAATAAGACCTTTATTTACTAAACATCAAAAGCCCTCACTGACACACCCCTAGTCCCAGTCAACAATACAGTGACACCAAAGAGATACAAAATAAGGGGTTTAACTACCACTGTAGTCTGCCACTTCGTTTCAGGATGACGTaaataaattagtttagtttCTCATTCCAGTTGATAGCCCAAGCAGAGAGACAAAACACAGCATTAAATTTGAATTAAATAAAGTAATGGGGATGACTGGTTGAGTTGCCTGGAAAACATACATTATAAGATAGAAGGGGAAAAATCTGCCTCAGGATAGAGATGGGTCAACAAAATTGTCAACAGCCAGGGCAACAATGttcacatttaaaatggcacaagGACAAGTGGGATTTAGACGATATGAAATTATACATGTTAGTCTATTGTATTTGTGACCAGCAGAATACATTGATGATCAGTCATCAATAATAGAGTATAAGTTGTAGACTCCTTAAAAACCAACATGCATGCCAATCAGTATATTTACCTAACAAAACTTCTGACGTCACATAGCCACAGTTTTAAATGTGTCTGCCACTCTGCAGCAGAAATTAAATGCATTCCATAGGTATTAGGCTAGTTTCTACTAAAATATGACACATTCCACTCATGCCAGGGCATGGGGTGTGTCAACACCCTCATCTGATCAGTCTCAAAAACTGCATGCAGAAAGATCTATGAAGCCACGAGCAGGAAGACGAACCACTTTCACTCCATCCATTGGCAATTTAGCAATATTTTCAGTCACAGCATGAGTCACTGAATAGATCTGAGAGAACAACTGATGCGTGAAATAGTCTATATGATGAATTGAGAGACTGGCCTGTCACCCTTTCCTTGAATCATTCCAATCCTAATATTCACATTATCCCCGGTATTCATAACAAGGGGAAGAACGATATGAATCAAACAAATAAACGTTATATTACCAATCGGAGAACAGTTCAACTAGATACTAATTAATAATTACATAGCGTTTATGTTGATAAAACCAGTTAACATACTGCCCAGCCTGGACGTCGTGATTACTGGCGGCCTAATCCCCTCTACGGTTGCCATTAGATAAACCCAATGTTTTATCGAATAAGCGAAAGAATAGTAAAAACAGTGTACCATGTGATATAGGTGCTGACATTAATACTTTGTAGAGACGTTAGCTTAGCGCGCAGGCTAATACTCGCGAGGACATGCTAATCAACACGCTAACTACAAATAACACTTACAAACACACGCGAGCGTCATTTTAATCAATGAACACACACCAAATCAAGTAATTTCAGAAGATCCCGAGCGACAAACATTACACACCGTTTCGAGACACAATACACAAGGTAAATAAAGCAAGAACAGGCGTTAAATGAGGCCACtagcacacacataaacacgctCGCGCGACCTCCACGAGCCCGGACTTTTTAATACACATCACCGCGGATTAAAAGGATACTCAGCGTCAACATCTTGGACGGGTAATCGAAAGCCAGCACCTCTCCCTGCAAACGTTGGCCTAAACAGGTGAGGCAAGAGACATGGCTCCCGACACTGAAATACTCCCCCGGTCCAGGAGCCGCCATCTTCTCCGCCTGGGAAACCGGAGCGCCAGCTATACGCAAAGTCACGTGACGGCGTGACTGCTACGACACAGAGGCGCGTCAGGTGACAGGAAAGACATCAATTGTAAtgcaaatctgatttttttgtttCCTCCAAGAATGTTACACATCTGTAGAAGATCTTCATTTCTGGAGGTCACAATGGTCTGGATATATGATATCTCATGGTACGACACATTCAGCTGGTGTATGTATCCTAAAATATCAGTTTAAAGGGAAGgtgttattcaatgaaagtgatttAGGTGGACATTATGTCTTCCTTGTTCTTGAAATTTCCAGTTTGACTTGTATTCTTGTTTGTGTTTACGGTTATAACCAGCAGAAATAAAATGAAGCCTTAATTAGTCATTTAGAGGAACATGTGTTAAAATTATTGACTAAATACCCAAATTCTGTGGAAATTTGAGTGTGGCTTTAGATGGTAGAATAGATAGATGGCCTCCTAAACTCCCTGACAATACTAGTTTATACTTGAAAATGTTTATGCAAAGATTCTCCTTAATCAATATTTGGAGAGAGTTGCATCCTTCTCAAAGGATGTTCACATGGAGCAATAACTCGCTCTCTTCCCAGTCCCGAATTGACCTGTGGCTTATTTCTAAAGAATTATGCAATACCTCTACTGACATTAAACATAAAGCTGAAGGGGCGTTTATTAGATCGTGTAGAAAATGGATTGAAGAAGGTGAACAAAATTCCACCTATTTTTTCAGATTGGAAATACACCAAGcaaaaaataaccaaattaaAACGCTAATGATTAACTGTAATATTATTGATGACctaaaaatattgcaaaattcTGTGCCAAATGTTATAATGATTTGTATACTTCTAAATTATACCAACAACAtatgaatgatttatttaaatctttACCTAACATAAACCAGTTGAGTGATTTAGATCAACAGTTTTGTGATGCTATCACATTGAAAGAGATAGAGGAAGCTATTAATACTTTAAAAGCCAACAAATCTCCTGGAACAGACGGACTCAGCTCAGAATTTTACAAGTTGTTTAGTTGTAATATAGCACCATTCTTATTAAAGTTTTATGAGAAAAGTATAGAGGAAAACATTACTTCCAGCCACATTATGTCAAGGGTTAATAACTCTTATcccaaaattaaataaagatcCTCTCTTAATAGAGAATTGGTGTCCAATCACActattaaataatgattataaaataatagCTTTAGTCCtagcaaaaatattaaaatatgttttgaacTCTGTCATTGATGAATAACAGTCAGGATTTATGCAGGAAAGACACATTTCAAATAATATACAGTTAGTACTAGATATGTTAGACTATTCAGATTTAAAAGACAGTGATGGCTTCATCTTCTTTTTAGATTATTATAAAGCCTTTGACACATTGGAACACAAATTTTTATTTCAGCCTCTTAAAAAAATTGACTTTGGCGACTTCTTTTGCAGGATGATTAAAATGCTAAACATAAACGGAAACAGCTCAATCAAACTAAGTAATGGTACTTCACCTAGATTCTTTTTAAATCAAGGAGTTAGACAAGTATGTCCAGTTTCCCCTTATCTATTCTAAATTGCAACACAGTTCCTTAGCTCACATATCAATAGTAGTCATTTAAAGGGTATCACAATTggcaatattaaaataaaaatttgtcaaattaaacatTTGCTCTATCATTTCAATTAAGGATATTGCTGTCAAAAATAGTGTAACTTATCTTGgtatacaaataattaaagaTGAGTATAGGTGTTCAGCAAACTTCAAATCTATTATtgccaaaacacaaagaaaatgcaattgctTGTTACAAAGGGATCTGTCCTTAAAAGGCAGAACATTACTGACTAAGGCAAAGGGTCTGTCTCGTTTAATTCATAAATGAGGTTTTAATAAAATACTTAtggaaaaataaatctaattataTGAGAAAGTCAGTCATATTAAACTCTTATAATAATGGTGGTCTgaattttattgattttgattcccttaacaatacatttaaaatgattggCTGAATCAATATCTAGCCAAACCAGCTTCAATTTGGAATGTCTTTCCTCAACTCGTTTTTCACAACTTGGTGGTGAAATCTTGTCTTTATAGCAAAAATTCTCTCACAaacaaagtgaaagaagtttcCTTTAAGCTGGTGCACaggttttaatttaaattaatgcattaatttatgCTCTATTTGTCTGAACTCTGATGAAACATTGGTATACTTATTTTGGTCATGTCATACTCAGAAGCTTTGGAATAATATTGTGGTTTTTGTCAAAGGTATtgtgccaggcttctcaatacatatgagaaacattatatttgggtattttgactCAGAccccacaaaaaaatatataataatctttTTCCTAAGCAAATTTTACATTCACAAATGCGAATTTTCAAACTGTAAACCTGTCTTATCTGTCttcttaaaataaatggaaaatgatTTAAATGTGATATCAGTATCTGTTAATAAGAAAGCTGTAAGGACTGTTACTATTTGCTCTGCTTTTGGGCTCTTCATGTGATCTTTTATATGTGATATAATGGCCCTCTtatttttacaattgtatttttttattgttgttttttttaataaatgttattgttgTTGATATTATGTgctatgcatttattttattatttatttatttttgtcaaatgttctcagcaacaaaaaaaaagacataaattgTATCGTTGCACCATCTCTGTTATTTGATGActatttatatgtttgtttttcttttttttaatttctaaaataatttaattctcccatatttataatgtgtattgttattattattattaatgtattataatcatcatcattattataattataattatatttattattattattactatcattattattattaggctattagtGGTAGTAGTTGTAGTATTTATCTGTGTGTTAGTCATTTTAGCACATTTGTTTAATCCCCTTGGTGTTGAATATTATCTCTCTTTCTGTTCTGAAACTGCATGTTTGTATGTTATCATAAGGATTATAAAAAGTTAATTTAGCAGTTAATGCCTTGCATAATTTTTATAGAAGCAGTTtggaaaatgtaattataaaataaatgacgAAAATAGTTTAGttaaacatagattttttttttatgtagagtATGATTGGATACTTTGTATACTATGGCTGTATATTTGCAAGGTAGCACTGTATTGATTTAACTTAAATCCTGGTTAAGAATTTGTTCATATGAATTTGGCCtaaatttaaaaattctgctGTTAACATTAGAGTTTGCAACTTTTCGAATCGGCATTTTATCTAATTACCTACACCATTTATGTTGTACATCGATAAACAATagataaataggcctactattagACGTGATATACGTAAAACAACCCAATATAAcgcatacaaaatatttttatattatacttaaaaagttaaaaagaatatatacgatgcacacacacagagacacacaggctTTGTCTCctttggaaggctgcatgcttGGTAGGACACGTtcttatagttatatatatatatatatatatatatatatatatatatatatatatatatatgtgtgtgtatatttaagcaatatcatgactagtgtgatatggccctacatcagcactgctgtgattcggccgccggccgagtgccgtaggtaattactgcagtgctgatgtagggccatatagcacgattgcaatattgcttatatacaacagttcaatgaacaagtacatttaaaaaaattaggaaaaatggagtacggtcataaaaacacatttgtgcatctACTTTATTACGGGACCAATCAGAACCtgtcgttgctggttcaaaacaaatgatgcat
This window of the Xyrauchen texanus isolate HMW12.3.18 chromosome 40, RBS_HiC_50CHRs, whole genome shotgun sequence genome carries:
- the LOC127633514 gene encoding protein LSM12 homolog A; amino-acid sequence: MAAPGPGEYFSVGSHVSCLTCLGQRLQGEVLAFDYPSKMLTLKCPSSSGKPNLSDVILVNLAYVSEVDIINDRTETPPPLASLNVSKLVSRVRMEKEDKLSQAYAISAGVSVEGQQLFQTIHKTIKDCKWQEKNIIVMDDVVISPPYQVENCKGKEGSALSHIRKIVEKHFRDVESQKSMQRTQAQQTQKDSSLSS